The Kogia breviceps isolate mKogBre1 chromosome 4, mKogBre1 haplotype 1, whole genome shotgun sequence genome window below encodes:
- the COMP gene encoding cartilage oligomeric matrix protein isoform X2, with protein sequence MQPALTPRLSVRPLSQCAPGFCFPGVACTETASGARCGPCPSGFTGNGSHCADVNECNAHPCFPHVRCINTSPGFRCEACPPGYSGPTHEGVGLAFAKANKQVCTDINECETVQHNCVPNSVCVNTLGSFQCGPCQPGFVGDQASGCRRRAQSFCPDGTPSPCHEKADCVLERDGSRSCVCAVGWAGNGLFCGSDTDLDGFPDEKLSCSERQCRKDNCVTVPNSGQEDVDRDGIGDACDPDADGDGVLNEKDNCALVRNPDQRNADGDKWGDACDNCRSQKNDDQKDTDNDGRGDACDDDIDGDRIRNTVDNCPRVPNSDQKDSDGDGVGDVCDNCPQKSNADQRDVDHDFVGDACDSDQDQDGDGHQDSRDNCPTVPNSAQQDSDHDGQGDACDDDDDNDGVPDSRDNCRLVPNPGQEDVDRDGVGDACQGDFDADKVVDKIDVCPENAEVTLTDFRAFQTVVLDPEGDAQIDPNWVVLNQGMEIVQTMNSDPGLGVGYTAFNGVDFEGTFHVNTVTDDDYAGFIFGYQDSSSFYVVMWKQMEQTYWQANPFRAVAEPGIQLKAVKSSTGPGEQLRNALWHTGDTKSQVRLLWKDPRNVGWKDKTSYRWFLQHRPQVGYIRVRFYEGPELVADSNVVLDTTMRGGRLGVFCFSQENIIWANLRYRCNDTIPEDYEVQRLVQA encoded by the exons ATGCAACCCGCGCTCACCCCCAGACTGAGCGTGAGGCCCCTAAGCCAGTGCGCTCCCGGCTTCTGCTTCCCCGGCGTGGCTTGTACCGAGACAGCAAGCGGCGCACGCTGCGGACCCTGCCCCTCAGGCTTCACCGGCAACGGCTCGCACTGCGCCGATGTCAACGAG TGCAACGCCCATCCCTGCTTCCCCCACGTCCGCTGCATCAACACCAGTCCAGGCTTCCGCTGCGAGGCTTGCCCACCGGGGTACAGCGGCCCCACCCACGAGGGCGTGGGGCTGGCCTTCGCCAAGGCCAACAAGCAG gtTTGCACGGACATTAACGAGTGTGAGACCGTGCAGCATAACTGCGTCCCCAACTCCGTATGCGTCAATACCCTG GGCTCCTTCCAGTGCGGACCGTGCCAGCCCGGCTTCGTGGGAGACCAGGCATCAGGCTGCCGTCGGCGCGCACAGAGCTTCTGCCCCGACGGCACGCCCAGCCCGTGTCACGAGAAGGCCGACTGCGTCCTGGAGCGTGATGGGTCGCGATCCTGCGTG TGCGCCGTCGGCTGGGCTGGCAATGGGCTCTTCTGCGGCAGCGACACAGACTTGGACGGCTTTCCCGACGAGAAGCTGAGCTGCTCAGAGCGCCAGTGCCGAAAG GACAACTGCGTGACGGTGCCCAACTCAGGGCAGGAGGACGTGGATCGCGACGGCATCGGAGACGCCTGCGACCCGGATGCCGACGGGGACGGCGTCCTCAACGAGAAG GACAACTGCGCACTGGTGCGGAACCCTGACCAGCGCAATGCGGACGGTGACAAGTGGGGCGATGCATGCGACAACTGCCGGTCCCAGAAGAACGACGATCAGAAGGACACAGATAACGACGGCCGAGGCGACGCCTGCGACGACGACATAGACGGCGACC GGATCCGCAACACGGTGGACAACTGCCCCAGGGTGCCCAACTCAGACCAGAAAGACAGTGATGGCGATGGTGTAGGGGATGTCTGTGACAACTGTCCTCAGAAGAGCAACGCAGACCAG AGGGATGTGGACCACGACTTTGTGGGAGATGCTTGTGACAGCGACCAAGACCA GGATGGGGATGGGCACCAGGACTCGCGGGACAACTGCCCCACAGTGCCCAACAGCGCCCAACAGGACTCAGACCACGATGGCCAGGGTGACGCCTGCGACGACGATGATGACAACGACGGGGTCCCCGACAGTCGGGACAACTGCCGCCTGGTGCCCAACCCGGGCCAGGAAGACGTGGACC GGGACGGCGTGGGCGACGCGTGCCAGGGGGACTTTGATGCAGACAAGGTGGTGGACAAGATCGATGTGTGTCCGGAGAACGCTGAGGTCACCCTCACCGACTTCCGGGCCTTCCAGACGGTCGTGCTGGACCCCGAGGGCGACGCCCAGATAGACCCTAACTGGGTGGTGCTCAACCAG GGGATGGAGATCGTGCAGACGATGAACAGCGACCCTGGCCTGGGTGTGG gtTACACAGCCTTCAATGGCGTGGACTTCGAAGGCACGTTCCACGTGAACACGGTCACGGATGACGACTACGCGGGTTTCATCTTTGGCTACCAGGACAGCTCCAGCTTCTATGTGGTCATGTGGAAGCAAATGGAGCAGACATACTGGCAGGCAAACCCCTTCCGTGCAGTGGCGGAGCCTGGCATCCAGCTCAAG GCCGTGAAGTCCTCCACAGGCCCTGGGGAGCAGCTTCGGAATGCACTGTGGCACACGGGGGACACAAAGTCACAGGTGAGGCTGCTGTGGAAGGACCCCCGCAACGTGGGCTGGAAGGACAAGACGTCCTACCGCTGGTTCCTGCAGCACCGGCCCCAAGTGGGCTACATCAG AGTGAGGTTCTACGAGGGCCCGGAGCTGGTTGCGGACAGCAATGTGGTCCTGGACACGACCATGCGGGGAGGCCGCTTGGGAGTCTTCTGCTTCTCCCAGGAGAACATCATCTGGGCCAACCTGCGCTACCGCTGCAATG ACACCATCCCCGAGGACTACGAGGTCCAGAGGCTGGTGCAGGCCTAG
- the COMP gene encoding cartilage oligomeric matrix protein isoform X1, with amino-acid sequence MVLTAARVLLLTLAALGASGQGQIPLGADLGPQMLRELQETNAALQDVRELLRQQVKEITFLKNTVMECDACGMQPALTPRLSVRPLSQCAPGFCFPGVACTETASGARCGPCPSGFTGNGSHCADVNECNAHPCFPHVRCINTSPGFRCEACPPGYSGPTHEGVGLAFAKANKQVCTDINECETVQHNCVPNSVCVNTLGSFQCGPCQPGFVGDQASGCRRRAQSFCPDGTPSPCHEKADCVLERDGSRSCVCAVGWAGNGLFCGSDTDLDGFPDEKLSCSERQCRKDNCVTVPNSGQEDVDRDGIGDACDPDADGDGVLNEKDNCALVRNPDQRNADGDKWGDACDNCRSQKNDDQKDTDNDGRGDACDDDIDGDRIRNTVDNCPRVPNSDQKDSDGDGVGDVCDNCPQKSNADQRDVDHDFVGDACDSDQDQDGDGHQDSRDNCPTVPNSAQQDSDHDGQGDACDDDDDNDGVPDSRDNCRLVPNPGQEDVDRDGVGDACQGDFDADKVVDKIDVCPENAEVTLTDFRAFQTVVLDPEGDAQIDPNWVVLNQGMEIVQTMNSDPGLGVGYTAFNGVDFEGTFHVNTVTDDDYAGFIFGYQDSSSFYVVMWKQMEQTYWQANPFRAVAEPGIQLKAVKSSTGPGEQLRNALWHTGDTKSQVRLLWKDPRNVGWKDKTSYRWFLQHRPQVGYIRVRFYEGPELVADSNVVLDTTMRGGRLGVFCFSQENIIWANLRYRCNDTIPEDYEVQRLVQA; translated from the exons ATGGTCCTCACCGCCGCCCGCGTTCTCTTGCTCACCCTGGCTGCCCTCGGCGCATCGGGCCAGGGGCAGATCCCGCTGG GTGCAGACCTGGGTCCGCAGATGCTACGCGAACTACAGGAGACCAACGCGGCGCTGCAGGATGTGCGGGAACTGCTGCGGCAGCAG GTCAAGGAGATCACGTTTCTGAAAAACACGGTGATGGAGTGTGACGCGTGCG gGATGCAACCCGCGCTCACCCCCAGACTGAGCGTGAGGCCCCTAAGCCAGTGCGCTCCCGGCTTCTGCTTCCCCGGCGTGGCTTGTACCGAGACAGCAAGCGGCGCACGCTGCGGACCCTGCCCCTCAGGCTTCACCGGCAACGGCTCGCACTGCGCCGATGTCAACGAG TGCAACGCCCATCCCTGCTTCCCCCACGTCCGCTGCATCAACACCAGTCCAGGCTTCCGCTGCGAGGCTTGCCCACCGGGGTACAGCGGCCCCACCCACGAGGGCGTGGGGCTGGCCTTCGCCAAGGCCAACAAGCAG gtTTGCACGGACATTAACGAGTGTGAGACCGTGCAGCATAACTGCGTCCCCAACTCCGTATGCGTCAATACCCTG GGCTCCTTCCAGTGCGGACCGTGCCAGCCCGGCTTCGTGGGAGACCAGGCATCAGGCTGCCGTCGGCGCGCACAGAGCTTCTGCCCCGACGGCACGCCCAGCCCGTGTCACGAGAAGGCCGACTGCGTCCTGGAGCGTGATGGGTCGCGATCCTGCGTG TGCGCCGTCGGCTGGGCTGGCAATGGGCTCTTCTGCGGCAGCGACACAGACTTGGACGGCTTTCCCGACGAGAAGCTGAGCTGCTCAGAGCGCCAGTGCCGAAAG GACAACTGCGTGACGGTGCCCAACTCAGGGCAGGAGGACGTGGATCGCGACGGCATCGGAGACGCCTGCGACCCGGATGCCGACGGGGACGGCGTCCTCAACGAGAAG GACAACTGCGCACTGGTGCGGAACCCTGACCAGCGCAATGCGGACGGTGACAAGTGGGGCGATGCATGCGACAACTGCCGGTCCCAGAAGAACGACGATCAGAAGGACACAGATAACGACGGCCGAGGCGACGCCTGCGACGACGACATAGACGGCGACC GGATCCGCAACACGGTGGACAACTGCCCCAGGGTGCCCAACTCAGACCAGAAAGACAGTGATGGCGATGGTGTAGGGGATGTCTGTGACAACTGTCCTCAGAAGAGCAACGCAGACCAG AGGGATGTGGACCACGACTTTGTGGGAGATGCTTGTGACAGCGACCAAGACCA GGATGGGGATGGGCACCAGGACTCGCGGGACAACTGCCCCACAGTGCCCAACAGCGCCCAACAGGACTCAGACCACGATGGCCAGGGTGACGCCTGCGACGACGATGATGACAACGACGGGGTCCCCGACAGTCGGGACAACTGCCGCCTGGTGCCCAACCCGGGCCAGGAAGACGTGGACC GGGACGGCGTGGGCGACGCGTGCCAGGGGGACTTTGATGCAGACAAGGTGGTGGACAAGATCGATGTGTGTCCGGAGAACGCTGAGGTCACCCTCACCGACTTCCGGGCCTTCCAGACGGTCGTGCTGGACCCCGAGGGCGACGCCCAGATAGACCCTAACTGGGTGGTGCTCAACCAG GGGATGGAGATCGTGCAGACGATGAACAGCGACCCTGGCCTGGGTGTGG gtTACACAGCCTTCAATGGCGTGGACTTCGAAGGCACGTTCCACGTGAACACGGTCACGGATGACGACTACGCGGGTTTCATCTTTGGCTACCAGGACAGCTCCAGCTTCTATGTGGTCATGTGGAAGCAAATGGAGCAGACATACTGGCAGGCAAACCCCTTCCGTGCAGTGGCGGAGCCTGGCATCCAGCTCAAG GCCGTGAAGTCCTCCACAGGCCCTGGGGAGCAGCTTCGGAATGCACTGTGGCACACGGGGGACACAAAGTCACAGGTGAGGCTGCTGTGGAAGGACCCCCGCAACGTGGGCTGGAAGGACAAGACGTCCTACCGCTGGTTCCTGCAGCACCGGCCCCAAGTGGGCTACATCAG AGTGAGGTTCTACGAGGGCCCGGAGCTGGTTGCGGACAGCAATGTGGTCCTGGACACGACCATGCGGGGAGGCCGCTTGGGAGTCTTCTGCTTCTCCCAGGAGAACATCATCTGGGCCAACCTGCGCTACCGCTGCAATG ACACCATCCCCGAGGACTACGAGGTCCAGAGGCTGGTGCAGGCCTAG